One genomic window of Clostridium taeniosporum includes the following:
- a CDS encoding cobyric acid synthase gives MNKKNIMFLGTASSVGKSTLVAGLCRVLKNDNFKVAPFKAMNISLNSYVTKDGEEIGRAQVAQAEACKIEPSALMNPILLKPSGGHTQVIVNGKVYDNIEPYKYKEINKKLKGFVKESYEKLSKDYEILVLEGSGGCAEINLKESDIANMNMAESVDAPVILVADIDRGGVFASIVGTLQLLSENERKRVKGVIINKFRGKKEYFESGVKQLEDIIKIPVIGVMPYEDFDIDDEDSVTEKINNKEAEDGKNIDIAIIRLSHMSNFTDFNVLNRINGVNVRYVESIKHLKNPDVIIIPGTKNTIEDLRLLKESKLADEIIKLHDNGTLVLGICGGYQMLGKLLLDQQGVEGKTFQEEGLGLLDIKTRFNERKVTKQVEAKVVSNLKDINEIENKLLVGYEIHNGISKVGKNVKPFIKDSKEKVIGACNKEGTVAGTYLHGIFDSEDFTNTFINALKKKNNLDLCEVDKLNKVSDYKNEQYEKLAKVFLENIDVDKIKQIIGI, from the coding sequence ATGAATAAAAAAAATATAATGTTTTTAGGTACAGCATCTTCAGTAGGAAAAAGTACTTTGGTAGCAGGATTATGTAGAGTACTAAAGAACGATAATTTTAAAGTAGCTCCATTTAAAGCAATGAATATTTCATTAAATTCTTATGTTACTAAAGATGGAGAAGAGATAGGGAGAGCTCAAGTCGCACAAGCTGAAGCATGCAAAATAGAACCTAGTGCTCTAATGAACCCTATATTATTAAAACCAAGTGGAGGACATACTCAAGTTATAGTAAATGGAAAAGTTTATGATAATATAGAACCTTATAAGTACAAAGAAATAAATAAAAAGTTAAAGGGATTTGTTAAAGAATCATATGAAAAGTTAAGCAAGGATTATGAAATATTAGTCTTAGAAGGATCTGGAGGATGCGCCGAAATAAACTTAAAAGAAAGTGATATAGCTAATATGAATATGGCAGAAAGTGTTGATGCACCTGTTATATTAGTGGCTGATATTGATAGAGGTGGAGTTTTTGCGTCTATAGTTGGTACGCTTCAATTATTATCAGAGAATGAAAGAAAAAGAGTAAAAGGTGTTATAATAAATAAATTTAGAGGAAAAAAAGAATATTTTGAATCAGGTGTGAAACAGCTAGAAGATATAATAAAAATACCAGTTATTGGAGTAATGCCTTATGAAGATTTTGATATTGATGATGAAGATAGTGTTACAGAAAAAATAAATAATAAAGAAGCTGAAGATGGAAAAAATATAGATATAGCAATAATAAGACTATCGCATATGTCTAATTTTACAGATTTTAATGTACTTAATAGAATAAATGGAGTTAATGTAAGATATGTAGAAAGTATAAAACATTTAAAAAATCCAGATGTAATAATAATTCCAGGAACTAAAAATACCATTGAAGATTTAAGATTATTAAAAGAAAGTAAATTGGCTGATGAAATAATTAAATTACATGATAATGGTACTTTGGTGTTAGGGATTTGTGGTGGATATCAAATGCTTGGAAAATTACTTTTGGATCAACAAGGGGTGGAAGGAAAGACTTTTCAAGAAGAAGGACTAGGGTTACTTGATATAAAGACTAGATTTAATGAAAGAAAAGTAACTAAACAAGTTGAAGCAAAAGTAGTGTCTAACTTAAAAGATATTAATGAAATAGAAAATAAATTATTAGTTGGGTATGAAATACACAATGGAATAAGTAAGGTTGGAAAAAACGTAAAACCATTTATAAAGGATTCTAAAGAAAAAGTTATTGGAGCCTGCAATAAAGAGGGAACAGTTGCAGGGACTTACTTACATGGAATATTTGATTCAGAAGATTTTACTAACACATTTATTAATGCACTGAAAAAGAAAAATAATCTTGATTTATGTGAAGTAGACAAATTAAATAAAGTATCAGACTATAAAAATGAGCAATATGAAAAATTGGCTAAAGTATTTTTAGAAAATATAGATGTAGATAAGATAAAACAAATAATTGGTATTTAA
- a CDS encoding bifunctional adenosylcobinamide kinase/adenosylcobinamide-phosphate guanylyltransferase: protein MILIYGGAYNGKTEFMRQKYNLNDSDLFYCKDSNLDFSYKSIVGIHVFIKHCVLKNISALDIIKGNLDIIKDKIIVCDEIGSGIVPLIKEDRLWREECGKVLQFLSQNSNKVYRIFFGLEEVLKDE, encoded by the coding sequence ATGATTTTAATTTATGGTGGTGCATATAACGGAAAAACTGAATTTATGAGGCAAAAATATAATTTAAATGACTCAGATTTATTTTATTGTAAGGATTCTAATTTAGATTTTTCATATAAAAGTATAGTTGGTATTCATGTATTTATAAAACATTGTGTTTTAAAAAATATTAGTGCATTAGATATAATAAAAGGTAATTTAGATATTATTAAGGATAAGATAATTGTATGTGATGAGATCGGTTCTGGAATTGTTCCATTAATTAAGGAAGATAGGCTATGGAGAGAAGAATGTGGAAAGGTGTTGCAATTTTTATCCCAAAATTCCAATAAGGTATATAGAATATTCTTTGGTTTGGAAGAGGTGTTAAAAGATGAGTAA
- a CDS encoding bifunctional adenosylcobinamide kinase/adenosylcobinamide-phosphate guanylyltransferase → MKCLIIGGSKSGKSNIGENISLSLNKVKVIYVATMIPYDDEDKLRIKNHINSRTGLGFITLEQFRNLNEIVKYIEKEDTILIDSITSLLTNEMFIKGDIIKTPSLKILNNINEITDKAKNIVIVSDYIFNDSINYDDVSENYKKELGKINRELAKICDIVIECSFGNIKIHKGNKRFIR, encoded by the coding sequence ATGAAGTGTTTAATAATTGGAGGATCTAAAAGTGGAAAATCTAACATTGGTGAAAATATAAGTTTATCATTAAACAAAGTTAAAGTAATATATGTAGCTACAATGATCCCTTATGATGATGAAGATAAGCTTAGAATAAAAAATCATATAAACAGTAGAACGGGTTTAGGATTTATAACTTTAGAACAATTTAGAAATTTAAATGAAATAGTAAAATATATAGAGAAAGAAGATACTATTTTAATTGATAGTATAACCTCTCTTTTAACTAATGAAATGTTTATAAAAGGTGATATAATAAAAACTCCGTCATTAAAGATATTAAATAATATTAATGAAATAACTGATAAAGCTAAAAATATTGTAATTGTATCAGATTATATATTTAATGATTCTATAAATTATGATGATGTAAGTGAGAATTATAAAAAAGAACTTGGAAAGATAAATAGGGAATTAGCTAAAATATGTGATATAGTTATTGAATGTAGTTTTGGTAATATAAAAATACACAAAGGAAATAAAAGATTTATTAGATAA
- a CDS encoding adenosylcobinamide-GDP ribazoletransferase, with protein sequence MKNLFKGFIMCLTMFTIIPMPYVEWDEDGAKNMMKFYPIIGFIIGIIWFVGYKLINYLNISMVLKSILIMIIPFIITGMLHLDGFMDVCDAILSRRDREEKLRILKDSATGAFAVVSVIILFFIEFGAMYSFLEYNKNPYILIFLPIISRSIAAYFLISTITIKESVLGSYFKKGTNIQDRVILILELILAYIFFGLVLGYIGIVILPIVIVAISWCVRKCFKEFGGISGDVAGFSLVVGEVVGLLSACIF encoded by the coding sequence ATGAAAAATTTATTTAAGGGATTTATTATGTGTTTAACCATGTTTACTATAATACCAATGCCATATGTAGAATGGGATGAAGATGGAGCTAAGAATATGATGAAATTTTATCCTATTATTGGTTTTATTATAGGAATAATATGGTTTGTAGGATATAAGTTAATAAATTATTTAAATATATCAATGGTACTAAAAAGTATTTTGATAATGATAATACCATTTATAATTACAGGAATGCTTCATTTAGATGGCTTTATGGATGTTTGTGATGCTATTTTATCAAGACGAGATAGAGAAGAAAAATTGAGAATATTAAAAGATTCGGCTACTGGAGCATTTGCAGTTGTATCTGTGATAATTTTATTTTTTATAGAATTTGGGGCAATGTATTCATTTTTAGAATATAATAAAAATCCATATATACTGATATTTTTACCCATAATAAGTAGGAGTATAGCAGCATATTTTTTAATTAGTACAATTACAATTAAAGAGAGTGTATTAGGAAGTTATTTTAAAAAAGGGACAAACATTCAAGATAGAGTTATTTTAATATTAGAGTTAATTTTAGCATATATATTTTTTGGACTGGTACTTGGTTATATAGGAATAGTTATTTTACCTATAGTTATAGTTGCTATAAGTTGGTGTGTAAGGAAATGTTTTAAAGAGTTTGGTGGAATATCTGGAGATGTAGCAGGATTTTCTCTTGTTGTAGGAGAAGTTGTAGGGCTTTTGTCAGCATGTATATTTTAA
- a CDS encoding histidine phosphatase family protein: MSKIELYLIRHGKTYCNKERLYYGKTDVSLCCEGITELINKKKNSIYPLCEKYFTSGLKRANETFEILYPNEEYDLVPELCEYNFGEFELKSYEDLKENPKYQEWIMDEVGDVKCPNGESKKEFKERILKGFFDLIFNLKNNNIKSALAVLHGGTIGTLLEELYDNKKSFIEWQPQGGAGYKLVVSLENDIEIASVKEIF; encoded by the coding sequence ATGAGTAAAATAGAATTGTATTTAATTAGGCATGGAAAGACTTATTGTAACAAGGAAAGATTATATTATGGAAAAACTGATGTATCATTATGTTGTGAAGGAATTACTGAACTTATTAATAAGAAAAAAAATAGTATTTATCCTTTGTGTGAAAAATATTTTACAAGTGGTTTAAAAAGAGCAAATGAAACCTTTGAGATTTTATATCCTAATGAAGAATATGATTTAGTTCCAGAATTATGTGAATATAATTTTGGGGAATTTGAATTAAAATCTTATGAAGATTTAAAAGAAAATCCTAAATATCAAGAATGGATTATGGATGAGGTAGGAGATGTTAAATGTCCTAATGGTGAAAGCAAAAAAGAATTTAAAGAAAGGATATTAAAAGGTTTTTTTGATTTAATATTTAATTTAAAGAATAATAATATAAAAAGTGCCTTAGCTGTATTACATGGTGGTACTATAGGAACATTATTAGAAGAATTATATGACAATAAAAAAAGTTTTATAGAGTGGCAACCACAAGGTGGAGCAGGATATAAGCTTGTAGTATCATTAGAAAATGATATAGAAATAGCAAGTGTTAAAGAAATTTTTTAA
- a CDS encoding cob(I)yrinic acid a,c-diamide adenosyltransferase: MDLGLIHIYCGNGKGKTTAAMGLGIRAAGRDKKVLLTQFLKDNNTGELISIEKIGTNFQVIKGEPVKKFFKFMTKQEQKHTKLEHEKRFKDIILKAIEEKFDILILDEIIAATNLDLVSLNNVIEFLKNKPKGLEVVLTGRNPNEKLIELADYVSEIKAIKHPYEKGINSRIGIEK, translated from the coding sequence ATGGATTTAGGACTTATACATATTTATTGTGGAAATGGAAAAGGAAAAACTACAGCTGCTATGGGGTTAGGGATAAGAGCAGCAGGGAGAGATAAAAAAGTACTTCTCACTCAATTTTTAAAAGATAACAATACAGGGGAATTAATCTCTATAGAGAAAATTGGGACGAATTTTCAAGTGATAAAAGGTGAACCAGTTAAAAAGTTTTTTAAATTTATGACAAAGCAGGAACAAAAACATACAAAATTAGAACATGAAAAAAGATTTAAAGATATAATATTAAAGGCAATAGAAGAAAAGTTTGATATTCTTATTTTAGATGAAATAATTGCAGCTACTAATTTAGACTTAGTGTCGTTAAATAATGTTATAGAATTTTTAAAGAATAAACCCAAAGGTCTTGAGGTAGTATTGACAGGGCGAAATCCAAACGAAAAATTAATAGAACTTGCAGACTATGTTTCTGAAATTAAAGCAATAAAACATCCTTATGAAAAAGGTATTAATTCAAGAATAGGAATAGAGAAATAA
- the cbiB gene encoding adenosylcobinamide-phosphate synthase CbiB has translation MIELTIGFILDLLIGDPENPIHPVRIIGSFASKLESLTRKLFKKSLKIGGFITWFTVVMTTFLINYFILKIVGEFNKYVEILLGGVIIYFCISAKGLVKEGYKVISLVRKDDILGARKQLSFIVGRDTKRLDKQAIIRAVVETIAENMSDGIIAPILYAGLGGAPLAMAYKAVNTLDSMFGYKNEKYREFGYFSAKLDDVFNYIPARITGILIVISAMILGYDYKRSFKTYKRDRYNHSSPNSAHPEAAMAGILGIQLGGSNYYFGKLVKKPTIGDSFKDIEILDVDITSRVLYCSTILSYILSIILIFIGGYIYG, from the coding sequence ATGATAGAATTAACCATTGGATTTATTTTGGATTTATTAATTGGAGATCCTGAAAATCCAATACATCCAGTTAGAATAATTGGAAGTTTTGCTAGTAAATTAGAAAGCTTAACTAGAAAGCTATTTAAGAAGAGCCTAAAAATAGGTGGATTTATTACTTGGTTTACAGTTGTAATGACTACTTTTCTAATTAATTATTTTATATTAAAAATTGTAGGTGAGTTTAACAAATATGTTGAAATTTTATTAGGTGGTGTAATAATATATTTTTGTATTTCTGCTAAGGGATTAGTAAAAGAAGGATATAAAGTTATTTCTTTAGTTAGAAAAGATGATATTTTAGGGGCAAGAAAGCAATTGTCATTTATAGTAGGAAGAGATACTAAAAGATTAGATAAGCAAGCTATTATAAGAGCTGTTGTAGAAACAATAGCAGAAAATATGTCAGATGGTATTATAGCACCTATTCTTTATGCAGGACTTGGAGGAGCACCATTAGCTATGGCATATAAGGCTGTAAATACATTAGATTCTATGTTTGGATATAAAAATGAAAAATATAGGGAGTTTGGTTATTTTTCAGCAAAATTAGATGATGTATTTAATTATATTCCAGCAAGAATTACAGGGATATTAATAGTAATATCAGCTATGATTTTAGGTTATGATTATAAAAGAAGTTTTAAAACATATAAAAGAGATAGATACAATCATTCAAGTCCTAATAGTGCACATCCAGAAGCAGCAATGGCAGGAATATTAGGAATTCAGTTAGGTGGTTCAAATTATTATTTTGGAAAGTTAGTTAAAAAACCAACTATAGGGGATAGTTTTAAAGATATAGAAATTCTCGATGTTGATATAACATCGAGAGTACTTTATTGTAGTACTATTTTATCATACATATTATCAATTATATTAATTTTTATTGGAGGGTATATCTATGGCTAA
- a CDS encoding diphthine--ammonia ligase: MENFKFVTSYSGGKDSVLSLYRMINKGYKPAGILVTFDKDNTSWFHKVPKELFIKTSKELNIPLIEVECFDGNNYSKKFSEELKKLKEKEDINLCVFGDIDIENHRKWCLDVCREAGMKAEFPLWNENREKLTKEFLEAGFSTVIKKVNLDLLNQSFLGLKLDFDVIKELKKTGCDVSGENGEYHTFVYDGPIFNNKIEFNIINKQIYDNYGYLIIK, translated from the coding sequence ATGGAAAATTTTAAATTTGTGACTTCATATAGTGGAGGAAAAGATAGTGTTTTATCTTTATATAGAATGATTAATAAGGGATATAAGCCAGCAGGGATTTTAGTTACTTTTGATAAAGATAATACATCGTGGTTTCATAAAGTTCCTAAAGAACTGTTTATAAAAACTTCAAAGGAACTTAATATACCATTAATAGAAGTAGAATGTTTTGATGGAAATAATTATTCAAAAAAGTTTTCTGAAGAATTAAAAAAGCTTAAAGAAAAAGAAGATATTAATTTATGTGTATTTGGAGATATAGATATAGAAAATCATAGAAAATGGTGCTTAGATGTATGCCGTGAGGCTGGAATGAAGGCTGAATTCCCTTTATGGAATGAAAATAGGGAGAAACTTACTAAAGAGTTTTTAGAAGCAGGTTTTAGTACAGTAATAAAAAAAGTGAATTTAGATTTACTAAATCAAAGTTTCCTTGGATTAAAGTTAGATTTTGATGTCATCAAGGAATTGAAAAAAACAGGCTGCGATGTAAGTGGAGAAAATGGAGAATATCATACATTTGTGTATGATGGACCTATATTTAATAATAAGATAGAATTTAATATAATAAATAAACAAATTTATGATAACTATGGATATTTAATAATAAAATAA
- the cobD gene encoding threonine-phosphate decarboxylase CobD has protein sequence MANLGHGGNIKEISREKGIKYTDIIDFSSNINPLGMSNQVKKVIIDSMDDIEIYPDISYAELKRSISEYEGVNESYLILGNGAAEVLFNIVKALEPKKVLIPSPTFSEYKEAVECVNSEVELYNLKEEKFFCIDEDILKKITEEIDIIFICNPNNPTGVLTNKELLMKILTKSKESNIIVLIDESFMDFVEEDFSMINALSNFDNLIILKSLTKFFAIPGLRIGYSLCSSKDIVSEVYKITPAWNINAFADISTRASLKDKNYIKKTIQYMEKERAFLYNGLKEVKNLRVYKPSVNFIFFKCDFDIDLKSELLKYNILIRSCSNYDNLDKYYYRVAVKNRENNTKLINCLKSIFDKQK, from the coding sequence ATGGCTAATTTAGGACATGGGGGAAACATAAAAGAGATATCAAGAGAAAAAGGCATTAAATATACTGATATAATAGATTTTTCATCCAATATTAATCCTTTAGGTATGTCAAACCAAGTAAAAAAAGTTATAATAGATTCAATGGATGATATAGAAATATATCCAGATATAAGCTACGCAGAGTTAAAAAGGTCAATATCTGAATACGAAGGTGTTAATGAATCATATTTGATTTTAGGAAATGGTGCAGCAGAAGTATTGTTTAATATAGTTAAAGCGTTAGAACCTAAAAAAGTATTAATACCATCTCCTACTTTTTCAGAATATAAGGAAGCTGTGGAATGTGTAAATTCAGAGGTAGAATTATATAATCTTAAAGAAGAGAAATTTTTCTGCATAGATGAAGATATTTTAAAAAAAATTACAGAAGAGATTGACATAATATTTATATGTAATCCGAATAATCCAACAGGAGTATTAACAAATAAAGAATTATTAATGAAAATTTTAACAAAATCCAAAGAAAGTAATATTATAGTGTTAATTGACGAATCTTTTATGGATTTTGTAGAAGAAGATTTTTCTATGATTAATGCTTTAAGTAATTTTGATAATTTAATAATTTTAAAATCACTTACTAAGTTTTTTGCTATTCCGGGCTTAAGAATAGGTTATAGCTTATGTTCAAGCAAAGATATTGTTAGTGAAGTTTATAAGATAACTCCTGCTTGGAATATAAATGCATTTGCAGATATATCAACAAGAGCTTCTTTAAAAGATAAAAATTATATAAAAAAAACAATACAATATATGGAAAAAGAGAGAGCTTTCTTATATAATGGTTTAAAGGAAGTTAAAAATTTAAGGGTATATAAGCCTAGCGTTAATTTTATATTTTTTAAATGTGATTTTGATATTGATTTAAAATCAGAGTTATTAAAATATAATATTTTAATAAGAAGTTGTAGTAATTATGATAATTTAGATAAATATTATTATAGAGTAGCAGTTAAAAATAGAGAAAATAATACTAAATTAATTAATTGCTTAAAGAGTATATTTGATAAACAAAAGTAA